The following are encoded together in the Cicer arietinum cultivar CDC Frontier isolate Library 1 chromosome 2, Cicar.CDCFrontier_v2.0, whole genome shotgun sequence genome:
- the LOC140919465 gene encoding uncharacterized protein produces MNGGGFPSNLPILDGKNWERWSASMRSLMGAQEVFEIVQDGYEQLAANPTERQQTTFKDSTSKEAWEILVKYYTGGEKAKKVKLQMLRRQYELLQMEEDEAVADYFNRVQVVVNQMRTNGESLTKVVIIEKILRTLTQSYDHIVVPIEESKDLDKMKVEDFQGSLEAHELRVRERCAATSTSQVQALQAQECRSKKVQREDDDEAQMTAEDSDSDEVLLMATTKSDDDCLEQWYLDTGCPNHMTGHKEWFVIIDDKVKREIRFADNSSVTAEGIGKILIQRRDGKQSFICDVLYVSNMKNNLLRLGQLLEKGYSLKMEQGEMRLFDDSRRLILKAPLSKNRNFKIDIQINESKCLAVEVMNEDWLWHKRFGHLNFRNLQMLHNKKMAKQHRNSIKAEVPTRSSRMMKIIYSDVCGPFEEVSIGDGELTHFALLAESQPVSDEEALSDPRWRATMDEELKSIEKNET; encoded by the exons ATGAACGGAGGAGGATTTCCATCGAATTTACCAATTCTGGATGGGAAGAACTGGGAGAGGTGGTCTGCATCAATGAGATCGTTGATGGGAGCTCAAGAAGTGTTTGAGATTGTTCAAGATGGTTATGAACAACTTGCAGCGAATCCTAcagaaagacaacaaacaacTTTCAAAGATT CTACATCAAAGGAGGCATGGGAGATCTTGGTCAAGTACTATACAGGTGGGGAAAAGGCCAAGAAAGTGAAGCTTCAAATGCTAAGAAGACAATACGAATTATtgcagatggaagaagatgaagctgTGGCAGATTATTTCAATCGTGTACAGGTTGTTGTTAATCAGATGAGGACAAATGGTGAATCATTAACTAAAGTGGTGATTATTGAAAAGATCCTTAGAACATTAACACAAAGCTACGATCACATAGTGGTGccaattgaagaatcaaaggatcttgaTAAGATGAAGGTGGAGGATTTTCAAGGCTCTCTTGAAGCTCATGAACTGAGAGTAAGAGAAAGGTGTGCAGCAACCTCAACATCTCAAGTACAAGCCCTGCAGGCCCAA GAATGTAGATCCAAGAAGGTTCAAAGAGAGGATGATGATGAAGCACAAATGACAGCTGAGGATTCAGACTCAGATGAGGTGTTGTTGATGGCTACAACAAAATCAGATGATGATTGTCTAGAGCAGTGGTACCTTGACACGGGTTGTCCAAATCATATGACTGGTCATAAAGAGTGGTTTGTAATCATTGATGATAAGGTGAAAAGGGAGATCAGATTTGCAGATAACAGTTCTGTGACGGCAGAAGGAataggaaaaatattgattCAAAGAAGAGATGGCAAACAATCATTCATATGCGATGTGTTGTATGTGTCAAACATGAAGAATAATCTATTAAGGCTTGGACAACTGCTTGAAAAGGGGTATTCTTTGAAGATGGAACAGGGTGAAATGAGATTGTTTGATGATTcaagaagattgatcttgaaggcACCACTATCTAAAAATAGAAACTTCAAGATTGATATCCAGATCAATGAGAGCAAATGTCTAGCTGTTGAAGTTATGAACGAAGATTGGTTGTGGCATAAGAGGTTTGGACATTTAAATTTCAGAAACCTTCAAATGTTGCATAACAAGAAAATG GCCAAGCAACACAGAAACTCAATCAAAGCTGAAGTACCAACTCGatcttcaagaatgatgaagATAATCTACTCTGATGTTTGTGGTCCTTTTGAAGAAGTATCAATAGGAG ATGGAGAATTAACACATTTTGCTTTGTTGGCTGAATCACAACCAGTAAGTGATGAAGAAGCCTTGAGTGATCCTAGATGGAGAGCAACAATGGATGAGGAGCTCAAATCCATAGAGAAGAACGAGACATGA